One Hevea brasiliensis isolate MT/VB/25A 57/8 chromosome 5, ASM3005281v1, whole genome shotgun sequence genomic region harbors:
- the LOC110638554 gene encoding serine/threonine-protein kinase CTR1, with translation MEMPGRRSNYTLVSQYPDEPLAAAPPPPYYDSSISSDSKSSKLKLDRGFDWESSGDHRINQQANSNRISNLNMYSSIGLQRQSSGSSFGESSLSGEYYAPTLSTTGGNEIEAYGYMHEDGNFMRARAVDAAVISGTGTGSSGKSWAQQTEESYQLQLALALRLSSEATCADDPNFLDPVPDESTLRSTSSNSPEALSHRFWVSGCLSYFDKIPDGFYQIHGMDPYVWTVCSDLQENGRIPSIESLKSVDPSADSSLEVVLIDRRSDPSLKELQNRVHSISCSCITTKEVVDQLAKLVCNRMGGSTNVAEDDFISMWRECSNDLKDCLGSVVVPIGSLSVGLCRHRALLFKVLSDTIDLPCRIARGCKYCKRDDASSCLVRFGLDREYLVDLVGKPGSLCAPDSLLNGPSSISISSPLCFPRMKSAEPTIDFRSLAKQYFSDCQSLNLVFDDASAAVIPATVLDDEAPEFSMYPKQIESTGADKNNLVQVPTNSSEVSQLPLPMKVARTSAQDRNAQNFKLYNPLQNIKQATNMMKDPIHLKHIPTMGHRDVQPLLSLSDQRVDTSKNSRFSEVSQLVSSKTSNELSLDVEDLDIPWSDLVLKERIGAGSFGTVHRADWHGSDVAVKILMEQDFHAERFKEFLREVAIMKRLRHPNIVLFMGAVTQPPNLSIVTEYLSRGSLFRLLHKSGAKEALDERRRLSMAYDVAKGMNYLHKRNPPIVHRDLKSPNLLVDKKYTVKVCDFGLSRLKANTFLSSKSAAGTPEWMAPEVLRDEPSNEKSDIYSFGVILWELATLQQPWSNLNPAQVVAAVGFKGKRLEIPRDLNPQVATIIEACWANEPWKRPSFAAIMESLKVLIKPPTPPTGQVEYNYLPEVLNNVEHQ, from the exons ATGGAAATGCCCGGTCGAAGATCCAATTACACACTTGTTAGCCAGTATCCTGACGAGCCTCTAGCGGCTGCGCCACCACCGCCGTACTACGATTCTTCTATTTCCAGTGATTCCAAGAGTAGCAAACTAAAGCTGGATAGGGGCTTCGATTGGGAATCTAGCGGCGATCACAGAATAAATCAGCAAGCGAATAGTAATCGGATTAGTAATTTGAACATGTATTCGTCGATCGGGTTGCAAAGGCAATCGAGCGGGAGTAGTTTTGGTGAGAGTTCGTTGTCTGGAGAGTATTATGCCCCAACGTTGTCAACGACTGGGGGGAATGAGATTGAGGCATATGGATACATGCACGAGGATGGGAATTTTATGAGAGCGAGAGCAGTGGATGCGGCGGTGATTTCGGGGACGGGTACTGGATCGTCTGGGAAGAGCTGGGCGCAACAGACGGAGGAGAGTTACCAGTTGCAGTTGGCGTTGGCCTTGAGGTTGTCGTCCGAGGCGACTTGTGCCGATGATCCGAATTTTTTGGATCCGGTACCAGATGAATCGACGTTGCGGTCAACTAGCTCCAACTCGCCTGAGGCCCTGTCTCATCGGTTTTGG GTGAGTGGTTGCTTATCATACTTTGACAAAATTCCGGATGGATTTTACCAAATTCATGGAATGGATCCATATGTGTGGACTGTATGCTCTGATTTGCAAGAGAATGGTCGTATTCCATCTATTGAGTCATTAAAGTCTGTTGATCCTAGTGCTGATTCTTCATTGGAAGTGGTTTTAATTGATCGACGCAGTGATCCAAGCTTGAAGGAACTCCAAAATAGGGTCCACAGCATTTCTTGCAGCTGTATCACTACAAAAGAGGTAGTTGATCAGCTGGCCAAGCTTGTCTGCAATCGCATGGG AGGTTCAACCAATGTGGCGGAAGATGATTTCATTTCTATGTGGAGGGAATGCAGTAATGATTTAAAAGATTGCTTGGGATCTGTTGTGGTTCCAATAGGCAGCCTATCGGTTGGTCTATGCAGACATCGAGCATTATTATTCAAG GTGCTTTCTGACACTATTGATTTGCCATGTCGAATTGCAAGAGGCTGCAAATACTGTAAAAGAGATGATGCTTCCTCATGTCTTGTGCGATTTGGCCTCGACag GGAATATCTCGTTGATTTGGTAGGGAAGCCTGGTTCTTTATGCGCGCCTGATTCATTGCTCAATGGTCCTTCTTCCATCTCAATTTCTTCACCATTGTGCTTTCCCCGAATGAAATCAGCTGAACCTACCATTGATTTCAGGTCTTTGGCCAAACAATACTTCTCAGATTGCCAATCTCTTAATCTTGTATTTGATGATGCTTCAGCAG CTGTTATTCCGGCTACTGTTCTTGATGATGAAGCTCCAGAATTCTCTATGTATCCTAAGCAAATTGAGAGTACAGGTGCAGATAAAAATAACCTTGTGCAAGTCCCAACCAACAGCAGTGAAGTTTCTCAGTTACCTCTGCCAATGAAAGTTGCTCGAACAAGTGCCCAAGATAGAAATGCTCAAAATTTTAAGTTGTATAATCCTTTACAGAATATTAAGCAAGCGACAAATATGATGAAAGATCCCATCCATTTAAAGCATATCCCAACTATGGGGCATAGAGATGTGCAACCACTTTTATCATTGTCTGATCAGAGAGTGGATACTAGTAAAAATTCAAGATTTTCTGAAGTTAGTCAACTGGTTTCTAGTAAAACATCTAATGAGCTGTCACTTGATGTGGAGGATTTGGACATTCCATGGAGTGATCTTGTTTTgaaagagagaattggagcag GCTCTTTTGGAACTGTTCACCGTGCTGATTGGCATGGCTCG GATGTTGCTGTGAAAATTCTCATGGAGCAAGATTTTCATGCTGAACGCTTCAAGGAATTTTTGAGGGAG GTTGCAATAATGAAACGCCTACGACATCCAAATATAGTTCTTTTCATGGGTGCGGTTACTCAGCCCCCAAACTTATCCATAGTGACAGAATATTTATCAAG AGGTAGCTTGTTTAGGCTCTTGCATAAGTCTGGTGCAAAAGAGGCATTGGATGAAAGGCGTCGGTTAAGTATGGCTTATGATGTG GCAAAGGGTATGAATTATCTTCACAAACGAAATCCTCCAATTGTTCATAGAGATTTAAAATCTCCAAATCTATTGGTTGACAAAAAATATACAGTGAAG GTTTGTGATTTTGGGCTCTCTCGTCTCAAAGCAAACACATTTCTTTCATCCAAGTCAGCAGCGGGGACT CCTGAGTGGATGGCACCAGAAGTTCTCCGTGATGAACCATCAAATGAAAAGTCAGACATATACAGTTTTGGTGTCATCTTATGGGAACTTGCAACACTGCAACAACCCTGGAGCAATTTAAATCCTGCACAG GTTGTAGCAGCTGTTGGATTTAAGGGCAAGAGACTTGAAATTCCACGAGATTTAAATCCTCAAGTTGCCACCATAATTGAGGCTTGCTGGGCAAA TGAGCCTTGGAAACGGCCTTCCTTTGCCGCTATCATGGAATCTTTGAAAGTATTGATTAAACCCCCTACGCCTCCAACTGGTCAAGTGGAATACAATTACTTGCCTGAAGTCCTGAATAATGTTGAACACCAGTGA